One window of Microcoleus vaginatus PCC 9802 genomic DNA carries:
- a CDS encoding aldo/keto reductase, with protein sequence MSVSLENSNAIAGRATAEGTRRYRERHNKNCAADHFRETGSLVASSIGIGTYLGEPDEYTDTLVASAVVESVRRGTNLIDSAINYRYQYGERSVGKAIRRLLESGEASRDELIICTKGGVVPHPTPNHVEWFYQQYVEPNNSTVSMADLAAERYCIHPEYIQDQLNRSLANLGIETIDVYYLHNPEKLLSKVEPDTFYHRLREVFEVFEKAVLAGKIANYGLATWNAFRVPPTERNHIDLARAKSIAREVAGNREDRFRFIQLPLNMGMPEAVLTPTQTIKGEQVSVLEAADRLGISAIASRSICEAQVIGQIPEKIASAFGDRLRTDCQRALQYTRSAPGLLSALVGMKAPKHIEENLALAAVPQLGRASFQELTDSIVQVLNGN encoded by the coding sequence ATGAGTGTTAGCTTAGAAAATAGTAATGCGATCGCAGGCAGAGCTACCGCAGAAGGAACGCGGCGTTACAGGGAACGGCACAACAAAAACTGTGCAGCCGATCACTTCCGAGAAACTGGTTCGCTCGTTGCCAGCTCGATTGGAATTGGCACTTACCTTGGCGAACCAGATGAGTATACTGACACTCTTGTGGCGTCCGCTGTAGTTGAATCGGTTCGGCGGGGTACCAACCTAATTGACTCAGCAATTAACTACCGCTACCAGTACGGAGAGCGGAGTGTCGGAAAGGCTATCCGGCGTCTCCTGGAATCGGGAGAAGCCTCAAGAGATGAACTAATTATCTGCACGAAAGGCGGCGTTGTTCCGCATCCAACTCCAAACCATGTAGAGTGGTTTTATCAGCAGTACGTCGAGCCAAACAACTCTACTGTCAGCATGGCAGATTTGGCTGCGGAGCGTTACTGTATCCACCCAGAATACATTCAAGATCAGCTTAATAGGAGCCTCGCCAACCTCGGCATCGAGACAATCGATGTCTACTACCTTCACAATCCAGAAAAGCTACTTTCTAAAGTGGAACCCGATACTTTTTACCATCGGTTGCGAGAGGTTTTTGAGGTATTTGAAAAGGCAGTTTTAGCTGGGAAAATTGCCAATTACGGTCTGGCAACTTGGAATGCTTTCCGCGTACCTCCAACTGAAAGGAACCACATCGATCTGGCGCGCGCGAAGTCCATTGCTCGGGAAGTAGCTGGGAACAGAGAGGATCGGTTTCGGTTTATCCAGCTTCCTTTGAATATGGGGATGCCGGAAGCGGTGCTAACCCCAACTCAAACCATCAAAGGAGAACAAGTCTCAGTATTGGAAGCTGCAGATCGCTTAGGCATTTCCGCGATCGCCAGTAGGTCGATCTGTGAAGCGCAGGTTATTGGTCAGATCCCAGAAAAGATTGCTTCTGCCTTTGGCGATCGCTTGCGGACAGACTGCCAGCGGGCGCTCCAATATACCCGCAGCGCCCCTGGCCTCTTGAGTGCCCTTGTAGGGATGAAAGCGCCAAAACATATAGAAGAGAACTTAGCCCTCGCTGCTGTCCCGCAGCTTGGGAGAGCAAGCTTTCAGGAACTTACTGATTCAATTGTTCAAGTGTTAAACGGAAATTGA
- a CDS encoding non-ribosomal peptide synthetase, whose protein sequence is MQTINGFRISPQQKYLWLLQQDSPAYRIQSAILIEGSLQTDNLKKALEKVSDRHEIIRTSFQRKAGLKIPIQVISEHSSVSWNWVNLSEVNPQEQEAKLEEIFQQEKSVLFNFDRNPVWHLSLITLSSERHILLVSLPALCADSRTLKNLVQEISQCYAACLHGEEITDEVVQYIQFSEWQNELLEDEEAAEGKEYWTGHNYSALASLRLPFENRLINAPAQFTPQSFEVKLELALLVQVEAIARQYNTSLSTFLLACWKILLWRLIGQSEIAVGVAFDGRKYEELEPALGLFAKFLPLQGQLTENFSFAETLQQIQQEEREAYKYQEYFSHEYLGNSSGFPFGFEFEEQLEKHSASGVFFSIYKQYACCDRFKVKLSCHRQNDSLAAEFHYDPIFLADKSIRCLADQFYALVQSVASNPQTAIGKLEMLSDRARDQLLVEFNSTKADYPLDKCVHQLFEEQAERSPHRIAAVCENQQITYSELNARANQIAHYLQQLGIKPEVIVGICADRSLEAIAGILGILKAGGAYLPLDPAMPKERLALMLQDAEVAVLLTQQQLIEKLPKTQAKIVCLDAEIPSVSPSPSPPLSPENLAYVIYTSGSTGTPKGVAIEHRSLVNYLYSIQERLNLPSGASFATVSTLAADLGNTVIFPALCTGGSLHIISQERTTDPEAIAAYFQQHSIDCLKIVPSHLKALLTASNPAQVLPKKRLILGGEALSWNLLETIQKYAPDCSVFNHYGPTEATVGVLAYPIEKRGNCISETVPLGRPINNAQIYLLDSHLQPVAIGLSGELYIGGASLARGYLNQPQLTAEKFIINPLRNAEGILPSDSLAIPSNRLYKTGDLARYLPDGNIEFLGRIDSQVKLRGFRIELGEIEAALSQHSAVREAVVLLLENEPGNQRLVAYVVPARESAIAINEVRSFLKEKLPDYMVPSAFVVLKALPLTANGKIDRRALPAPEAARADLADTFVAPSTPIEKMLAEIWAELLGLEKVGIYDNFFDLGGHSLLITQLLAKVRDSFQKELPLRRFFEAPNIAALAKNIEVKHGADSAGDRTTSFDINAEVVLDPAIRPATPLSEPKTQPACILLTGATGFLGAFLLRDLLQQTHAEIYCLVRSADAESAKKRIQSSLESYLIWDESSSERIIPIAGDLSQPLLGLSEEQFGVLASKIDVIYHNGAFVKFTYPYSVLKPANVLGTQEVLRLASQSKLKPVHLISTISVFSAIAESGIKVVGEEDELTPGEGLKGAYTQTKWVAEKLVEVARERGIPVSIYRPGRISGDSQTGACNPSDLLYRLIAGCVQLGCAPDDDKVMNVAPVDYVSRAIVHLSSQKELLGKTFHLVNTQSFQMSELVGWIGSMGYPIKRVSSETWQAEVINRAGSSPENALYPLVGLFSEKVSEAEMPKSATLKFDCQNALKGLSGTNIICPQADASLFRTYFSYLVDRQLIEAPKHLV, encoded by the coding sequence ATGCAGACAATTAATGGATTTCGGATTTCCCCCCAGCAAAAATATCTGTGGCTGTTGCAGCAAGACAGCCCTGCTTATCGCATTCAATCCGCTATTTTGATCGAGGGAAGTCTTCAAACTGATAACCTAAAGAAAGCTTTAGAAAAAGTTAGCGATCGCCACGAAATTATCCGGACAAGCTTTCAGCGAAAGGCAGGGCTAAAAATTCCTATACAAGTTATCTCCGAACATAGCTCTGTTTCCTGGAACTGGGTTAACTTAAGTGAAGTAAATCCCCAGGAGCAAGAAGCAAAACTCGAAGAGATTTTTCAGCAAGAAAAAAGCGTTTTATTCAACTTCGATCGCAATCCTGTTTGGCACTTGTCTTTAATTACACTTTCATCTGAGAGGCATATTTTACTGGTTAGTTTGCCCGCACTGTGCGCCGATAGTCGCACACTAAAAAATCTGGTTCAAGAAATCAGCCAGTGCTATGCCGCCTGTCTTCACGGCGAAGAAATTACTGATGAAGTTGTGCAATACATTCAATTTTCCGAATGGCAAAATGAATTGCTCGAAGATGAGGAAGCGGCGGAGGGCAAAGAATACTGGACTGGGCATAATTATTCAGCGCTAGCGAGTTTAAGGTTGCCGTTTGAAAATAGATTAATTAACGCGCCCGCTCAATTTACTCCCCAATCTTTTGAGGTCAAATTAGAGTTAGCTTTGCTGGTTCAAGTGGAAGCGATCGCCCGCCAGTACAACACCTCACTTTCTACATTCTTGCTCGCTTGCTGGAAAATTTTGCTCTGGCGGCTGATTGGCCAATCAGAGATCGCTGTTGGCGTGGCATTCGACGGTCGAAAATACGAAGAACTAGAGCCAGCGCTGGGGCTGTTTGCCAAATTTTTACCGCTGCAGGGCCAACTAACAGAAAACTTTTCCTTCGCGGAAACCTTGCAGCAAATTCAGCAGGAAGAACGCGAAGCATACAAGTATCAAGAATATTTCTCCCACGAATATCTAGGCAACTCTTCCGGCTTTCCATTTGGTTTCGAGTTTGAGGAACAGCTCGAAAAGCATTCGGCGAGTGGCGTATTTTTTTCGATTTACAAGCAGTATGCGTGCTGCGATCGCTTCAAAGTTAAACTCTCTTGCCACCGCCAAAATGACTCGCTCGCCGCTGAGTTTCACTACGATCCTATCTTCCTTGCAGACAAGAGTATCCGGTGCTTGGCAGACCAATTTTACGCCTTGGTGCAAAGTGTAGCCAGCAACCCACAAACCGCAATCGGCAAGCTCGAAATGCTGAGCGATCGCGCCCGAGATCAATTATTAGTAGAATTCAACAGCACCAAAGCAGATTACCCGCTCGATAAGTGCGTTCACCAGCTATTTGAAGAACAAGCAGAGCGATCGCCGCACCGCATAGCTGCTGTTTGTGAAAATCAGCAAATTACCTACAGCGAACTCAACGCCCGCGCTAACCAAATCGCCCATTACTTGCAACAATTAGGCATAAAACCAGAGGTGATTGTCGGCATTTGCGCCGATCGCTCTTTAGAGGCGATCGCTGGAATTCTAGGCATTCTCAAAGCAGGCGGCGCGTACTTGCCACTCGATCCGGCCATGCCAAAAGAGCGCCTCGCCTTGATGTTGCAGGATGCCGAAGTGGCAGTGCTATTAACGCAACAACAGCTAATCGAAAAGTTGCCAAAAACTCAGGCAAAAATCGTTTGCTTAGACGCAGAAATTCCCTCTGTCTCCCCCTCTCCCTCTCCCCCTCTCTCTCCTGAAAATTTAGCTTATGTCATTTACACTTCCGGTTCCACTGGCACGCCAAAGGGAGTGGCAATTGAACACCGATCGCTCGTCAATTACCTCTACAGCATTCAGGAACGGCTAAACCTGCCATCAGGTGCCAGTTTCGCAACCGTTTCTACTTTGGCAGCAGACTTAGGAAATACAGTAATTTTTCCAGCTTTATGTACCGGAGGAAGCCTTCACATAATTTCCCAGGAACGCACGACCGATCCAGAGGCGATCGCTGCTTACTTTCAGCAACATTCCATTGACTGTCTCAAAATCGTTCCCTCCCATCTAAAAGCTTTATTAACCGCTTCTAATCCAGCGCAGGTTTTGCCGAAAAAGCGATTAATCCTTGGCGGCGAGGCCTTAAGTTGGAATTTGCTCGAAACTATTCAGAAATACGCCCCAGACTGTTCAGTCTTCAACCATTACGGGCCAACAGAAGCCACCGTAGGCGTGCTGGCTTATCCCATTGAAAAGCGAGGAAATTGCATTTCGGAGACAGTTCCTCTCGGTCGCCCTATCAATAACGCGCAGATTTATTTACTTGATTCGCACTTGCAGCCAGTTGCCATTGGCCTGTCCGGCGAGTTATACATCGGCGGTGCTTCTTTAGCTCGCGGCTATCTAAACCAACCCCAATTAACAGCAGAAAAATTCATCATCAACCCTTTGAGAAATGCCGAAGGCATTCTTCCTTCTGATTCCTTAGCTATACCTTCAAATCGCCTTTATAAAACAGGAGATTTGGCTCGGTATTTGCCGGACGGAAATATTGAGTTTTTAGGGCGGATCGACAGCCAAGTTAAACTGCGAGGGTTCCGCATTGAATTGGGGGAAATAGAAGCAGCGCTATCTCAACATTCCGCTGTGCGCGAAGCGGTGGTTTTGCTACTGGAAAATGAACCGGGGAATCAGCGCTTAGTGGCCTATGTTGTACCCGCGAGGGAATCAGCGATCGCTATTAACGAGGTGCGGTCATTTTTAAAAGAAAAACTGCCCGACTACATGGTTCCTTCTGCTTTTGTCGTACTGAAAGCATTGCCCCTCACGGCTAATGGAAAAATAGACCGGCGGGCGCTGCCAGCGCCGGAGGCGGCGAGAGCCGATTTAGCAGATACTTTTGTCGCTCCTAGCACTCCCATTGAGAAAATGCTTGCTGAGATTTGGGCTGAGCTGCTAGGGCTGGAAAAAGTGGGAATTTATGACAATTTCTTTGATTTGGGGGGACATTCATTACTGATTACTCAGTTGCTAGCAAAGGTAAGAGATTCTTTCCAAAAGGAATTGCCCTTGCGCCGTTTCTTTGAAGCGCCTAACATCGCTGCTTTAGCAAAGAATATTGAGGTGAAGCATGGGGCGGATTCTGCGGGCGATCGCACTACAAGTTTCGATATTAACGCTGAAGTTGTTTTAGATCCAGCAATTCGCCCTGCAACTCCATTGAGCGAGCCAAAAACTCAACCAGCTTGCATTCTCTTAACAGGGGCGACGGGCTTTTTGGGAGCCTTTTTACTCCGCGACCTCTTGCAACAAACTCACGCAGAAATTTATTGCCTAGTCCGTTCTGCCGATGCAGAATCAGCCAAAAAACGGATTCAAAGCAGCCTCGAATCCTATTTAATTTGGGATGAAAGCAGCAGCGAGCGAATTATCCCAATTGCTGGAGATTTGTCTCAACCACTTTTGGGGCTTTCCGAGGAGCAGTTCGGAGTTTTAGCCAGTAAAATTGATGTCATTTACCACAATGGCGCGTTTGTCAAGTTTACTTATCCCTACTCGGTTCTCAAACCCGCTAACGTTTTGGGGACGCAGGAAGTTCTGAGATTGGCGAGTCAAAGTAAGCTAAAACCAGTCCATTTAATTTCTACGATTTCCGTTTTCTCGGCAATAGCCGAGTCTGGGATTAAGGTGGTGGGAGAGGAGGATGAACTCACTCCGGGAGAGGGTCTAAAAGGCGCTTACACTCAGACGAAGTGGGTGGCAGAAAAGTTAGTAGAGGTCGCGCGCGAGCGCGGAATTCCTGTTAGCATTTACAGGCCAGGTCGCATTTCTGGGGACAGCCAAACAGGGGCTTGCAATCCCAGTGACTTACTGTACAGGTTAATCGCTGGTTGCGTGCAACTTGGATGTGCGCCCGATGACGATAAGGTGATGAACGTAGCGCCTGTTGACTATGTGAGCCGAGCGATCGTTCATCTTTCGAGCCAAAAAGAATTGCTCGGAAAGACTTTTCATTTAGTCAACACTCAGTCCTTTCAAATGAGTGAATTGGTGGGCTGGATTGGCTCAATGGGTTATCCAATCAAACGAGTTTCTTCTGAGACTTGGCAAGCAGAAGTAATCAATCGCGCTGGATCTTCTCCAGAAAATGCGTTGTATCCGCTTGTCGGTCTTTTTTCCGAAAAAGTTTCGGAAGCAGAAATGCCTAAATCTGCGACGCTGAAATTCGATTGCCAGAATGCGTTGAAGGGGCTTTCTGGAACAAATATTATCTGCCCGCAAGCGGATGCGAGTTTGTTTCGGACTTATTTTTCTTATCTCGTCGATCGCCAGTTAATCGAGGCTCCCAAACATCTGGTCTAA
- a CDS encoding tetratricopeptide repeat protein, translating to MNLKQFYKRGLHSAKKGNYEAALEDFDQILQVNPADAKAYNNRGLVYYYMKDYQKAIADLSQALDINPNFFEAYLNRGNAWRHLGEHEKAIEDLNCALANKPNSHAIYNNRGLVLANLGNYEEAIEDYNRALSINSHNYKTYYNRGRAYYLLGEKEAATENFNETLRLNPKYIKAYINRGLCYHQLGDNTQAIADYNTALGIDPQNVYAYYNRGCVRYKLKQMQLAIEDFDKAVKLDPNYVKAYLNRGLALYKLGDVTAANRDFYHVMCINAEAYLYYQAQRCTPDINSYFKEAPQVELNNGAEYYNTTLNTMSTSLSSAALNAVWNQEDLENRDSIICESEFINN from the coding sequence ATGAACCTCAAACAATTTTACAAGCGCGGTTTGCACAGCGCCAAGAAAGGAAACTATGAAGCAGCACTTGAGGACTTCGATCAGATACTGCAAGTCAATCCCGCCGATGCCAAAGCCTACAACAATCGCGGCTTAGTTTACTATTACATGAAAGACTACCAAAAGGCGATCGCAGACCTCAGCCAAGCCCTAGATATCAATCCTAATTTCTTCGAGGCTTACTTGAATCGAGGCAATGCTTGGCGTCATCTCGGAGAACACGAAAAAGCCATTGAAGATCTCAACTGCGCTTTAGCAAATAAGCCTAACAGCCACGCTATCTACAACAACCGGGGACTTGTACTTGCTAATTTAGGAAATTACGAAGAAGCAATAGAAGACTACAATCGAGCTCTATCTATCAATTCCCACAATTATAAAACCTATTACAACCGGGGGCGCGCTTACTACCTTTTGGGAGAAAAAGAGGCAGCAACGGAAAACTTTAACGAAACGCTGCGGTTGAATCCTAAATATATCAAAGCTTACATAAATCGAGGTCTCTGTTACCACCAATTAGGAGACAATACGCAGGCGATCGCCGATTACAACACTGCACTCGGCATCGATCCACAAAATGTTTATGCCTATTATAACAGAGGTTGTGTTCGCTATAAATTAAAACAAATGCAGCTTGCAATTGAAGACTTTGACAAAGCAGTAAAACTCGATCCGAACTATGTTAAAGCTTATCTCAACCGGGGTTTAGCGCTGTATAAACTTGGAGATGTTACCGCAGCAAATAGAGATTTTTACCATGTAATGTGCATTAATGCTGAAGCTTATTTATACTACCAGGCCCAGCGGTGCACGCCTGATATTAATTCATACTTCAAGGAAGCGCCACAGGTAGAACTTAATAATGGTGCCGAATACTACAACACAACCTTAAATACGATGTCAACTTCCTTAAGTTCCGCAGCATTAAACGCGGTCTGGAATCAAGAAGATTTGGAGAACCGAGACTCGATTATCTGTGAAAGTGAATTTATCAATAATTGA